The Culex pipiens pallens isolate TS chromosome 2, TS_CPP_V2, whole genome shotgun sequence DNA window tcactccatgaaaattgatgtaagtgcgacaaaaggccaaagggatttcaggccaggaaagtcaggatgcgtttgtcgcgcgtacaagctagactaccgtaaacatttgtaattataactcgggactccagcaaccaacttcaaccaaactttgggacaatccACATAATGGTGAGTCAAACAAAacctgtttgttattgtttacattgcgtgctctcggttttgaatattcaaggtcaaacattaaaacacgttttctcggaacgtcaaaatggcgggtgcgacaagatagcacgacgatgTCGAAAttattgaacgaaaaatcaaagcaatcttcttgaagagactgaaaattttattgacagctggagcattTTTGACATCGAGAAGATCATCAGCTAGAAGGTCCgcttttgttttcaattaaatttaattcatttaatttcaattcaatttagttcaatttatttttttagccaAAATTACCAACAATTTCACATGGtggtaatttttataaattttacaaattatcgtggaaaaatgcaatttaaaaattcaagtacTAATAAGTCGTTGTAGGAAAACGTAAGAATACATCAATAAACCACGTTGCCTTATAagacgtcatccataaagtatgtcactcTAAAATCGGCCAACATTATGATGAACAATTCGAAGATATCATTTAATTCGggttatttaataataaaattatttacgAGAGACAACATGCTACCAACCTGCCAACCATCAATGGTACCTCGAAGAAGCGTAGTACAAACggtgacaaaatataaaaacaagcaaaacatactagaaaaaaaatcgtttcaccATGTGCGGGAGTGTCCGCCACATTTGTCTGTTGTTTATCCACGTGCGACTAATATGCTCTATCTAAATCTCTTAACAGATAATAGTTTTTATTAGCTAATACACCGCTTCGCAACAGTATCATACCTTCAGGCTAACCGGAGGTGTCACATTCAATTTGAACAGAGATAGGAAAAAAAGGCGGTGGACATTAATCAACTGTGTCCAAATTAAATCAGATTGAACAAAAAACACTTAAGAGTTTGAGCAAGATTGTATGTGAGACTAAATCATAATATTGGAGATCAAGATATGTTTTACTTTCTCAAATATAAGAATCAAACAAAGTTATCTGAAGTTTGCCAATGGTTTAATTCAAAACAtcttaattttcacatttttattacAGAATAAAATCACAGACAAGTAAATCTCTTCACCAGGTTCCCGGAGCCGGGGCCAGGTTCAGCGACTTCTGGTTGACGGCATGTCCGGCGAGTGGGGCCTTGTGGACAGCTCCACGGTTGGCGGCGACGTACGTGGCCGAGTGCTGAACTGGGGCAGCGATCACGGCAGCGGAGTGTCCATGATGGTAGTTATCGTAGTAGTGGCCAGAGTTGTAGGTCACGGCAGCTGGGACGTTCCAGTGGTTGTTGTAGGCCGAGACAATTGGGGCTTGGTAGGCATTGTGGACGGCCGAGGCGTAGGCCCAGCTGTGAGGGTCGTTGGACTGGACAACGGTTGGTCCTCCGTAATGGCCGGCGTAGGTCACTGCTGGAGCCACGGCGTATCCCTGGTGGGCGTACGGGATGTAGGAAGCTTCGGCGACGGCAAGGGCCACCAGGACAACAGCTGCGATGCACTGGAATACCAAGATTGTGGATTAGTGATCAACAAAGATGTTGGAGGTCTGTGCCTTACCTTCATGGTTGAGTTTTAAGGATTGCTTGAAACCTGCGATCAAGTTGAACGATGAGTTGACAATGATACCATCAACCAGTTGCTGTAGTATTTATACCACCTATGATCAAAGTGCAACTTTTACTAATCCTAAAATTCCAACACTTGATCCATCAAGTGCACCGGAATCCAACCCCCAAAAGTATAAGCGGCAATTAGTGAGGCACACTTAGTGACGATTCAATGGACCGCTACGCTACGCTTTGTTTTATGACCGAATTATACAATCGAGCAGCGTTGATACAGATCTATCAATCCGTTGAGAGGCTCGCCCGAAACTTGTTTCAATCACTGGAATGTGTGTCGCTCATTGTAGTAGGACAGGGATAATGAATTCTACCAATCTAGAAGTGAATGTAGTTTGGCTAACTGAAAGTAGTGCAATAAATTTGGGAGATATACTTAATTTGGAGCACTTGCTTAAGGATTCTATTCAGTATAAAAGCTACAGCTTGTTGGATTTGTAAATCATACTCATCTCAACCTTCAATCAGAACACAAGTTCTTCAACACTCAAAGCAACAATCATGAAGGTAATTTGAATATCATAATTGGTTTACCAAATTATAATCTATTCTCCAACTTCAGTGCATCGCAGCTATTGTCCTGGTGGCCCTTGCCGTCGCCGAAGCTTCCTACATCCCGTACGCCCACCAGGGATACGCCGTGGCTCCAGCAGTGACCTACGCCGGACATTACGGTGGACCAACCGTCGTCCAGTCCAACGACTACCATCACGGATGGGCTGCGGCTCCAATTGTCTCGGCCTACAACAACCACTGGAATGTCCCCGCGGCCGTGACCTACAACTCTGGCCACTACTACGATAACTACCATGGACATTCCGCCGTGATCGCTGCCCCAGTTCAGCACTCGGCCACGTACGTCGCCGCCAACCGTGGAGCTGTCCACAAGGCCCCACTCGCCGGACATGCCGTCAACCAGAAGTCGCTGAACCTGGCCCCGGCTCCGGGAACCTGGTAAATCTTTGTTGgctcttcaatgttttaactggatgtaaataaaagttatttggtatagcttcctgaaaatttatttgaatttgttcTCTCAGAAGAAGTTCTCCTCAATAGAATCAATAAGGAATCAGTAACGTTAAATCctacaattttttgctgttgttcttcctgatttgattgatttcaaTTAGCAAAAGCGTAACGAATCAAAAAATGCCTCATTTGCAAAGTCATTTCACAGTCAAAACAAATGTTGCTTGTAACTCCATTTATCACAAATCTATCCCGTTAGAATTGTGTATCCATTGTTCTTGTTCTTTTCCTTATCAACTCTGGCGATCATGACTCAACCACCAAAGAATCATAATTCCCTGGCCACGTCGACTAGTCCCCCCGGTCAGCTCAGTTCGTTTATTATCCCTGCCGGTGGTGGTGAGTTGTTATCGCGCTCGTTTTCCACGGCTGCTGCTCCAATCAAATGGAAATTATTCCACCTCGATTTTATCGCTCCACGGCGGTTGATTCTGCCAGCTTCAACCCTTTCGGGATTTTCCTCGGCTGCACGAAACTGTGGTGGGGAAATCGTGGTTGTTTATTCTCGATATCTACACTCTGTTgcataaaaatgctgaaatctTAGTTAAAAAAGGCAAAAGTGCTAAATTTCTCAAGAATTTGtacattattttagtttttaagaaagATTTCAATTAGACATTCATAATATTACAAAGTGTAGCAACTAAAATGCATAAATCCTGCACCACGTGCACACAATAATTTCGTGTGTCATTTATCGCCATAATCTTCACTTCATTAGTTTCGTAATTATAGAGAAACCCACCCTGTGGGGGAGGTGGTCCAAACTTGCCACCCAACCAAAACCCACTAATTTCCCAACACCAGCTTTTGGATGTGAGAGGCGAGATCCCGCCCACCCGACGACACATTATTGTTATTATGGCCAGTCAGCTGCCGCCACCCACACCGTGTGATCCCAACCGATTAATTGACTTTTCCTCCTCGTTAGGTTGATCCCTATCGAAGAGCCGTTCCGTTTGGCGAGGTTCCTCCCCCGATAACGGCCCCATTTTTATCGCGCGACTTTTTATGGCGGCGATGTCTCACGCTGGCTGGCTGGCGGTCGTTGGGGGAATTGTAATGGCCCCGATTACGActtctttcttttcttcttttaacTGCAATTGAAGATGATGGCTGCTGCTAGGGATCAACTTTTTGGATTTGGATTCGAGGATGATGCGCCTCCAGAACCAGAAATCACGCCAAGGTCAAGGTTAGACAGAATGGGGGCGCCGCCGCAGAGCAGGGTGTCGATCGGGAATCACATTTATgtatttaaatgaaatattaagaatataaaaatccaataaaatttatacaaatattgatccttgcactgtaacttggaatTTCCCCGCACTTTTctttcgcacttttgacaacaaaatttcaaaaaactaggcaaccagcagttgtttatttacatttcgtcgccatcgtgctaacttgtcgtacgtgcattttgggccaaattgagttaagaacgccattttgtgcagctcacaatgcctcaccttttgaccttcacagatccccaaaattcgatttcaatcctgagatattcaacaaaaaccgaaaaaactccgtgcatttttgtcactttacatatgaaattagtttcaatcttgtcgtgctatcttgtcactccatgaaaattgatgtaagtgcgacaaaaggccaaagggatttcaggccaggaaagtcaggatgcgtttgtcgcatgtacaagctagactaccgtaaacatttttaattataactcgggactccagcaaacaaattcaaccaaactttgggacaatgcaaaacgtgtttgttattgtttacattgcgtgctctcgtttttgaatatttaaggtcaaacattaaaacgcgtttttctcggaacgtcaaaatggcgggtgcgacaagatagcacgacgacgtcgatttccagtcgcagtttccaccaaactggacattcgcactttaaaattgttattgacaggtgagcaacatcggctcgctttgatcattttttgagaaaattaaaatttcccaagtcagcttgacaagtcgcaatagtgcgatcgatagcaataatttagtgcgaagtccaagttagtgagaattgcgcaataccaGGATTAGAAACAAATGATTTCTAAAATgattttctgaataaattctaaaataatgtAAAGTACACTAAAGTATAGTGTTTAGAAATTATTTCCAAATCGTTTTTCCTCGAGTACCTATATAACATTTAATAATTATAACCCGTCTTTGCCAAAGTTTATATGAAAACCTAATCTGCAGCTTCCAAATCCCATTCCTGTTCCCCAGAAATGTTTGACaagttatgggaaattggacgagctttccggtaaaaatatttacgagactgaaaaatcaagtctgtcatatagaaattgccaaaaatcactatttctttaaaaaaaaattgaacgaaaaaatcttgacatcaccattaaattcaacttttaaacctaaaaatttaaaatctcattgaagtggcgtgtatttttctttcagtgtatttaacataggataacatttctacaaagtttcattgcgATCGGAGAGGTTTGGGtacaaaaaaccagaaaaaatcctgatttgcgctggaattgctctatagattttcttttttttgttatatttaaatcttcaaatctttaaattttcttataaTCTAAACttcgaattttatttaaaaaaatgaagagtgattttttatgaatttcatgtttattgtgaaaatttaacccttctttaaaaaaaacttcctaTCATATAAAAAGGAGGGTTAAGCTTTCATagttcttattaaaaaaaaatctagtgtcaaactatcaatttttcacatgtttcatcacaaaatgtgtctTCACACAAGGTGATGTACACACATTTTTTACTATTactattttgagcatttttgggctcgtttaaaaatatttcacatATTAGGCTAATATCGGAGCTCTGAAGGAAcacaaaactccatacaaaaaacgtCAAGGAACATCGTGAacatgcgttcatgaaaatgggaaccacgaacaaagtgttcaaattgcatggtacgattttcaaaaacgaaaaaaagaatcTTACAAAGCCGAAAATTAAGAGTACAGATTTTGTTTCTTGCTCACAATAAAGGAAAACAGAgcgaaacataaaaatacaaattcatttaattttctggcataaaaatcagaattatagaaaatttgaagttaaaaaaaaacaaatattcaaaaataaaaaaataaatgatttaaacatctagaatttcattttttattaataataatattaaaaaataataaattttaaattctgtgATTAAAAAGTAGGTAATCAACCATCAAAAAATCAGCAatatacaaataaaaacaactcaacaatccaaaaatttaaaaatcttcaattaaaaaatctaaaattccaaaaccttgaaaatgaaaatttaagcattCAGCAACATAGGATGGTCACTCAATTCCCATTTTTGCATCTTGACTTTTTCTTAACATTTCCCAAACCTGAAATAAATGGcatttcttatcaaaataattcttttttatgttgtggattttgatatttaatttttaaaatcaatgttgATTTAACAAGTTGTTactgttgagcaattctctgagatttcggtcatgggaccatccacaaaccacgtggacacttttttggaaatctaacccccccccctccccccctctcctcgtggacaattgtttatacaaaaaaaacttttgtatggagcgtggacaatcgccatacaaccccccccccccctaaagtgtttacgtggtttatggatggtccccatgcgatttttttgtatttttcaatccagctgaaacatttttggtgccttctgtatgcccaaagaagccatgaaaattatacatgaaaatttgaagatctgtatcttttgaaggaattttttgatcgatttgatgtctttggcaaagttgtaggtattgataaggactacactgaaaaaatggtaaacggtaaaaaaattgaaaaaaaaattgattgcgTAATATAAACtgtttggctcttttgaaatgttagtcttggtttaaaaaatataaaaaatgtttttgaaaagatcgtaaaatttcacgaatgtttcatattttaacattgaaaattggacagaGTTAGTTCCTGATATATCGACATTACAAactagtgggttgtttgggtaagatttagaatacataaattttccagtttttaaatatttgcatgatatatctcagcaactaaaggtcgtatcaacaaagttcaaaaaagcaaaacatataaaattttctcagcttttcgaaaatatatttttttaaagtgggcaaacatgagcacttatttaaaaatataataactgcgacaattttcaaaaaagttacctaaaatttgcaataacttgtaaacggtgcacttaaacaaaatttcactaaaaaactttttgatttcaaattcgattttaaatcgaaaaatgaagttggaaaatttttgcgacctatatttattttttttgaaaaaatcacaaaaagtgaaagtgaatttttttttaacaatgtacatatcattttttcagtgtagtccatatccatgcctacaactttgccgaaggcatcaaatcgatcagaaaattccttcaaaagatacagatttttgaattttcacttatcatttttgtatggacagctgccaaatttgtgcagaaaattatatcgataatctaatgatgcaaaatggctctttggggataccgaaggcaccaaaagagTTCCATCtggatgaaaaatacaaaaaaaatccaattaccgaaatctcagagaattgctcaacagtAAAATATGATAGGCGGTTGAggattattattaaaaaaaattgtaaacttaAATGCTCGATTTGCTACCCTGCGATTATGCGTCTTCTTTTTCCGCTTTAAATTGCTACTGCATACAATAACAATTTGGTTTATGACGAGTCGTAAAATTTCTTTACCTTTTTTGCAAAGCAACGAGATAGTGGAAATAGAATTACAACAAAGTCATCATCCAGAGCCCCAACAAAAGATCACagttttgtggtttggttgagcgttttagcagaatgcattactgtgaatacaaagagacgagttgttccttttaattccgctatatattttaatatcttgacagatacgtatttcgtctactacttgcagacttcatcagtgttctgttctcgactgaaggttcatcgctggtgtatccatATTTGTAGTTCGTTGTTAATCGTTCTTCTGAAactttttcagaagaacagttaaCTTTACTCAACAAAGGTCTTAAGTACGCGGTATCATCAAAACCAAACCTGGAAAACATTGTTATCGACATCGAAACTGTTATCAATGCTAACAGCATCGACGAAAAACAGACAAAACCTCCCCCGCTCCTTCCAGCACAAATCAACAGCGTCAGGATGACGGTATCCAAATTAATACGAgaagcaacaacaaaacaccAGGACAACGCCGAAGTACGAGTAGTGAAGGAACTCAAGGAGAAACCCGTGTACTACCTAAAAGCGGACAAGGGAAACCGGGTAGTAATCATGGACCGGGACGAATACGACAAGGAACTTCTTGAGAAACTCGGAAACAGGGAAAAATATTCACTACAACGAGGATACACGCTAATCGATATGGTCAAAAAAGTAGAGAACACCATCAAAGAATGTGCAGGCCTTTTGAAATCGGTTGGGAAAACTGCAAAATCGTTGAGAGTACCGAACCCAACTCTACCAAGGATTAAAGCACTACCTAAAGTGCATAAACCTGGCAACGAGATGCGAGAAATCATTTCAGCAGTGGATGCCCCAACCAGTCGGATCGCAAAGTGGCTTGTCGAGGAATTCAAGAGTATGCCGAAACCCTTCCCGAGCCGTTCGATCATCAGTTCGCAGGTGTTCACAAAGGAGCTCTTAGAGTCGGGACCGATAGCTGAGGATGAAATAATGGTTTCCTTCGACGTAACAGCACTGTTCCCAAGCATACCAGTAAAAAACGCAATAGGAACTCTACGGGATTGGCTGCAATCACAATACGAGGGAGAACCATGGAGACAAAAAACGATCCAGTATATAACATTCGTCAAATTATGCATGGAACAGAGCTACTTCCAGTTCAGGGATTGCATCTACCAACAGAGGATGGGAGCATCGATGGGTAACCCACTGTCACCGTTCATGAGCGATGTTTATATGGCAGCTTTGGAACACGAACTACAAACCAAAAACCTACTACCAGAACGTTGGTGGAGATACGTAGATGACATCTTCTGCATCATCAAAAGGGACTCACTAACAACGGTACTGGACACCATAAACAGTGCACGCAGGAGCATCAAGTTCACTTACGAAATGGAAGTCGAAGGAAAGTTACCTTTCTTAGACATCCTGATCCTAAGAGAACCAGGTTGCCCATCTTCGTTTTCTTTCGAGATCTACAGGAAACCAACAAACACCAGAAGAACAATCCCAGCCACGTCAAACCATTCATTCCAACATAAGATGGCAGCATATCATTATTTTATACATAGGATGACAACTTTACCCCTCAGCGAAGCAGGAAAACAGAAAGAATTGGAGTACATATTTGAAACAGCGGAAATCAACGGTTACAGCAGAACAACtatccaagcaatcatcgataagaaggaaagaaaactGCACAGAACTTCACTCACAACCCTTACGCCATCAGCAGAGCCACTGCGAAGAGCAGCAGTAGAATTCGACTACAGGATAACACGcccattacgacaaaaactggctaaatttggcattgatttagtgttcagcagtagaaacagccagttggaatccatcttaggttcaacgaaagaccccataccgactttaggcaaacccggcatctacgaggtatcctgcggccactgtgatatgagctacattggacaaactaagagattgctgcaaaccaggttggatgagcatatacacacatatgtcaaaattgccatggaggaaaacggaaaggatttgtcccccatttcaagtcagcagtaaccgaacacatcatcgaggaaaaacataacatcacagctagcgacgcggtcatcttaagacacatcactaacccatcgaagctggctgtcgctgaaagtttggaaatcttcaaggcag harbors:
- the LOC120419643 gene encoding adult cuticle protein 1-like: MKCIAAIVLVALAVAEASYIPYAHQGYAVAPAVTYAGHYGGPTVVQSNDYHHGWAAAPIVSAYNNHWNVPAAVTYNSGHYYDNYHGHSAVIAAPVQHSATYVAANRGAVHKAPLAGHAVNQKSLNLAPAPGTW
- the LOC120419642 gene encoding adult cuticle protein 1-like, whose translation is MKCIAAVVLVALAVAEASYIPYAHQGYAVAPAVTYAGHYGGPTVVQSNDPHSWAYASAVHNAYQAPIVSAYNNHWNVPAAVTYNSGHYYDNYHHGHSAAVIAAPVQHSATYVAANRGAVHKAPLAGHAVNQKSLNLAPAPGTW
- the LOC128092908 gene encoding uncharacterized protein LOC128092908, translated to MTVSKLIREATTKHQDNAEVRVVKELKEKPVYYLKADKGNRVVIMDRDEYDKELLEKLGNREKYSLQRGYTLIDMVKKVENTIKECAGLLKSVGKTAKSLRVPNPTLPRIKALPKVHKPGNEMREIISAVDAPTSRIAKWLVEEFKSMPKPFPSRSIISSQVFTKELLESGPIAEDEIMVSFDVTALFPSIPVKNAIGTLRDWLQSQYEGEPWRQKTIQYITFVKLCMEQSYFQFRDCIYQQRMGASMGNPLSPFMSDVYMAALEHELQTKNLLPERWWRYVDDIFCIIKRDSLTTVLDTINSARRSINYLS